In Armatimonadota bacterium, the sequence CCATGGCCCGGGAGGCGGCCCCCGTGTTCACCGCGGTGACCGTGGCGGGCCGGGTGGGGGCGGGGGTCACGGCGGAGCTGGGCACCATGAAGGTCACAGAGCAACTGGACGCCCTCGAGGTGATGGCCACGGATCCCGTGGAGTACCTGGTGCTGCCGCGGGTGGTGGCCCTGGTGGGAATGTTGCCCGTCCTGGTCCTTCTGGCGAACGCAGTCGGTGGACTGGGGGGCTACGTGGTGGCCCTCCTCACAGGGGTACCGGGATCCGTGTACCTGAGCTCCGTGCGGGAGTTCCTGGATTTCGCGGATGTGCTCAAGGGGCTCGGAAAGGCCGCGGTCTTCGGAGCCGCCATCGGCCTCGTAGCCTGCACCAAGGGGATGCGGACCTCGGGCGGCGCGGAGGGCGTGGGAAGGGCCACCACCAGCAGCGTGGTGACCGCCATCGTGCTCCTCCTCGCCCTCAACTACTTCTTGGATCTCCTGCTGTTCTGACACGGAGGGGAGATGATCCTCGAGGGCCGGATCGCACTCCTGGACCTCCATAAGTC encodes:
- a CDS encoding ABC transporter permease, with protein sequence MGVEVRQAGSRPSLWEAVGRVVLNWLEELGAGTLLLFRVLVALARLRWEVRETLRQMDRAGVDSIPLVLLTGAFSGMVLAFQTARQLLAVGAEGFVGGLVAVSMAREAAPVFTAVTVAGRVGAGVTAELGTMKVTEQLDALEVMATDPVEYLVLPRVVALVGMLPVLVLLANAVGGLGGYVVALLTGVPGSVYLSSVREFLDFADVLKGLGKAAVFGAAIGLVACTKGMRTSGGAEGVGRATTSSVVTAIVLLLALNYFLDLLLF